Proteins co-encoded in one Bacillus infantis NRRL B-14911 genomic window:
- the pssA gene encoding CDP-diacylglycerol--serine O-phosphatidyltransferase: MFILEVFDSTVKKLKTQTANALTLLNLSLGGFAIIYSLKGSLNLSLLLIFIAALADRFDGMVARKLNIESELGKQLDSMSDIISFGVAPALLIYQSVLFDFGAPGSFFTVFYIACGAFRLARFNISENTGYFTGLPITAAGCLATLSFLAVPYFPQHFYLYLMMLLSLLMISPFRLRKM, encoded by the coding sequence TTGTTCATATTGGAGGTTTTTGACAGCACGGTCAAAAAATTAAAGACCCAGACAGCGAATGCTTTAACACTTCTCAATCTTTCGCTCGGCGGTTTTGCCATCATTTACAGCCTTAAGGGCAGCCTGAATCTCAGCCTTTTGCTCATTTTTATCGCTGCGCTTGCCGACCGCTTTGACGGCATGGTGGCCAGAAAGCTGAATATTGAATCAGAGCTTGGCAAACAGCTGGATTCCATGAGTGATATTATATCATTTGGCGTGGCACCGGCGTTACTCATTTATCAATCTGTTCTGTTTGATTTCGGGGCTCCCGGCTCCTTTTTCACCGTCTTTTATATAGCATGCGGTGCTTTCAGGCTGGCCCGCTTCAATATTTCAGAGAATACCGGCTATTTTACCGGGCTGCCAATTACCGCGGCAGGCTGCCTGGCCACACTCAGTTTTCTTGCTGTCCCATACTTTCCTCAGCATTTTTATTTATACCTCATGATGCTCCTTTCCCTTCTGATGATCAGCCCATTCAGGCTGAGGAAAATGTAA
- a CDS encoding YrhC family protein: protein MKTHAKQLYQKMVDYKRFAIALLAVGAFFYLGVIIPQEAKEAFSLNIMAAASMVFLLGSIYFFSVSRKLRSKLSEMDEGEEFLMKK, encoded by the coding sequence TTGAAGACACATGCAAAACAGCTTTATCAGAAAATGGTAGATTATAAGAGGTTTGCAATTGCTTTACTGGCAGTCGGCGCGTTTTTCTATTTGGGTGTGATCATTCCGCAGGAAGCGAAGGAAGCTTTCAGCCTTAATATCATGGCTGCTGCTTCAATGGTGTTTCTGCTTGGTTCTATATATTTCTTCTCAGTTTCCAGAAAGCTGCGGAGCAAGCTCAGCGAGATGGATGAAGGCGAAGAATTTTTGATGAAAAAATAA
- a CDS encoding sporulation histidine kinase inhibitor Sda has translation MRKLSDELLIESYFKARELNLSPDFIRLIETEIHRRSLTHKIRVSS, from the coding sequence ATGCGCAAGCTGTCGGACGAACTGCTGATTGAATCTTATTTTAAAGCCAGGGAGCTGAACCTCAGCCCGGACTTCATCCGCCTGATTGAAACAGAAATCCACAGGCGTTCATTGACACATAAGATAAGGGTTTCCTCTTAA
- a CDS encoding class I SAM-dependent methyltransferase, giving the protein MGKEFIELFEQWADSYDDSVTGHDLEYKEVFRNYEGILDAVAGRASGHVLEFGPGTGNLTAKLLEKGLRVTGAEPSPAMRKIAREKLGEQASIVEGDFLSYPDQDPVNTIVSTYAFHHLTDAEKNEAVASYSHLLAIGGKIVFADTMYESEEAYKKAISDAEEQGFHNLAEDLQREYYTTIPVLRGILEQNGFKASFARCNDFVWLMEGEKI; this is encoded by the coding sequence ATGGGGAAAGAATTTATTGAGCTGTTTGAGCAATGGGCGGATTCATACGATGACAGTGTGACCGGACATGATCTTGAATATAAAGAGGTTTTCAGAAATTATGAAGGGATCCTGGATGCAGTAGCCGGCCGCGCATCGGGTCATGTACTGGAGTTCGGCCCGGGGACTGGCAACCTGACGGCAAAGCTTCTGGAAAAAGGGCTCCGGGTAACTGGTGCTGAGCCTTCTCCTGCCATGAGGAAGATTGCGAGGGAAAAGCTTGGGGAGCAGGCGTCTATCGTAGAGGGAGATTTTCTATCCTATCCTGATCAGGATCCGGTCAATACGATTGTGTCTACTTATGCTTTCCACCATTTGACCGATGCAGAAAAGAACGAAGCGGTTGCATCATATAGCCACCTGCTTGCGATAGGTGGTAAAATAGTTTTTGCGGATACAATGTATGAGTCTGAAGAAGCCTATAAGAAAGCGATATCAGATGCAGAAGAACAAGGCTTCCACAATCTTGCAGAGGATCTGCAGCGTGAATATTACACAACCATCCCGGTCCTTAGAGGGATATTGGAACAGAATGGTTTTAAGGCAAGTTTTGCCCGCTGCAATGACTTTGTCTGGCTGATGGAAGGTGAAAAAATTTAA
- a CDS encoding F510_1955 family glycosylhydrolase, with amino-acid sequence MKLRIALILLFSFTILIMLTGCTPEKEEQNSSQEKEQEVTEEAYDIKKAEKQQISNIYGLGYPGNDDALYTAEEDGLKFYKDGQWFEQNKNKHMYTGFQAVENGFISSGKPAEGAGLRSPLGIIKSDDKGATLSQIKFYGKDQFYFVAAGFSGETLYIISQEPESELGAGVFRSTDKGENWEPVELEGMESDTLGMIAVHPSKEGMMAMSTRSGIFLSNDFGKTVQKVSDPVMTTALAFTEDRLIYSSVENEKILLKSLDLASLETEGLDIPFLSYDNPITYIAANYKKAGTISFSTYLYDIYESADSGAHWNQLLKNGRIK; translated from the coding sequence ATGAAGCTGAGAATAGCATTAATTCTCCTGTTTTCCTTCACCATTCTCATCATGCTGACTGGATGCACCCCTGAAAAAGAGGAGCAAAACAGCAGCCAGGAGAAGGAGCAGGAAGTGACAGAGGAAGCTTATGACATTAAAAAGGCAGAAAAACAGCAAATCAGCAATATTTATGGCCTTGGCTATCCTGGTAATGATGACGCGCTTTATACAGCAGAAGAAGATGGCCTGAAGTTCTATAAAGACGGACAATGGTTTGAGCAAAATAAAAACAAGCATATGTATACGGGCTTCCAGGCAGTCGAAAACGGATTTATCTCAAGCGGAAAGCCTGCAGAAGGAGCTGGACTAAGAAGCCCGCTCGGCATTATCAAGAGCGATGATAAAGGAGCTACCCTGTCACAAATCAAGTTTTACGGCAAAGACCAGTTTTACTTCGTGGCCGCAGGCTTCAGCGGAGAGACCCTGTATATCATAAGCCAGGAGCCTGAATCAGAGCTTGGTGCCGGTGTTTTCCGTTCCACTGATAAAGGAGAGAACTGGGAGCCGGTGGAATTGGAAGGAATGGAGTCTGATACTCTAGGAATGATAGCTGTCCACCCTTCAAAGGAAGGCATGATGGCCATGTCTACCCGCTCAGGGATCTTCCTGTCCAATGATTTCGGAAAGACGGTCCAAAAAGTCTCAGATCCTGTCATGACAACTGCACTGGCATTTACGGAGGACCGTCTGATCTATTCTTCAGTAGAAAATGAAAAAATCCTTTTAAAAAGCCTTGACCTTGCCAGTTTGGAAACTGAGGGGCTTGATATCCCTTTTCTGAGTTATGACAACCCGATTACTTATATTGCTGCCAATTATAAGAAAGCCGGCACCATCTCGTTTTCCACCTATTTATATGATATATACGAATCTGCTGATTCCGGAGCACATTGGAACCAGCTGCTGAAGAACGGAAGAATTAAATAA
- a CDS encoding YrzI family small protein has protein sequence MTLNILFLSITIRKRTMTAEEIMMQEQAKKIHDQNKDRQYSMYRPF, from the coding sequence ATGACACTTAATATTCTATTTTTATCCATTACGATCAGAAAGCGAACGATGACTGCAGAAGAAATTATGATGCAGGAGCAAGCCAAAAAGATCCATGACCAAAACAAAGATCGCCAATATTCAATGTACCGTCCATTTTAA
- the mtnN gene encoding 5'-methylthioadenosine/S-adenosylhomocysteine nucleosidase, with amino-acid sequence MKIAIIGAMEEEVTLLRENISEAAAETIAGCEFTSGKMDGAEVILLRSGIGKVNAAMSSAILLERFKPDYIINTGSAGGFNPELNVGDVVISTEVRHHDVDVTAFGYEYGQVPQLPAAFEADQDLIRIAEDCAREISDIQTVRGLIATGDSFMSDHERVEAIRTKFTDLQAVEMEAAAIAQVSYQFGTPFVVIRSLSDIAGKESDVSFDQFLEKAALHSANLVMKIVSSLKEKA; translated from the coding sequence ATGAAAATAGCAATCATTGGAGCAATGGAAGAAGAAGTGACTCTATTAAGGGAAAATATTTCAGAGGCAGCAGCAGAAACGATTGCCGGCTGTGAATTCACTTCAGGAAAAATGGATGGAGCCGAGGTTATCCTCCTTCGCTCCGGGATCGGCAAAGTAAATGCGGCAATGTCCAGTGCCATTCTTCTCGAACGCTTCAAGCCCGACTATATTATCAATACAGGATCAGCCGGCGGCTTCAATCCTGAGCTTAATGTCGGAGATGTGGTCATTTCCACGGAAGTCCGCCACCATGATGTCGATGTTACGGCGTTCGGCTACGAATACGGACAGGTGCCCCAGCTGCCTGCAGCATTCGAGGCAGATCAGGATCTTATCAGGATTGCCGAGGACTGTGCCAGGGAAATCAGCGATATACAAACTGTAAGGGGCCTGATTGCAACTGGCGATTCCTTCATGAGTGATCATGAGCGTGTCGAGGCAATAAGGACAAAATTTACGGATCTGCAGGCTGTAGAAATGGAGGCCGCAGCAATCGCACAGGTCTCATACCAATTTGGAACTCCATTTGTGGTCATCCGGTCTTTATCAGATATAGCGGGGAAAGAATCTGATGTTTCATTCGACCAGTTCCTGGAGAAAGCGGCCCTGCATTCAGCAAATCTCGTTATGAAAATCGTTTCTTCGCTTAAAGAGAAAGCATAA
- a CDS encoding PLP-dependent cysteine synthase family protein: MKVFKSVHELIGNTPIIELQHFEVPEGVRLFAKLEFMNPGGSVKDRLGMELLNEAFESGKLKKGGTVVEPTAGNTGIGLALAALNKGISLKVIVPEKFSLEKQDLMRALGAEVINTPTELGMKGAIAKADELLKEIPGSYCPRQFGNPANPETYYKTLGPEIWEQMAGNVDVFVAGAGTGGTFMGTARYLREQNPDIKTVIVEPEGSILNGGESGPHKTEGIGMEFLPDYMDEAYFSSIHTVLDADAFRLVKEAAEKEGLLVGSSSGAALHAALAEAKEAAPGTNIIMIFPDSSERYLSKKIYEGGI; the protein is encoded by the coding sequence TTGAAAGTTTTTAAAAGTGTCCATGAGCTTATTGGAAATACACCGATCATAGAGCTTCAGCATTTCGAAGTGCCTGAAGGAGTCAGGCTGTTTGCCAAGCTGGAGTTCATGAATCCCGGAGGCAGTGTGAAGGACCGTCTCGGGATGGAGCTTCTGAATGAAGCGTTTGAAAGCGGCAAGCTGAAAAAAGGCGGTACGGTAGTTGAGCCTACAGCAGGAAATACCGGGATTGGCCTTGCTCTGGCAGCCCTGAATAAAGGCATTAGCTTGAAAGTAATCGTACCTGAGAAATTCAGCCTGGAAAAGCAGGACTTGATGCGGGCTTTGGGAGCGGAGGTTATCAATACTCCGACTGAGCTTGGAATGAAAGGCGCAATCGCAAAGGCTGATGAACTATTGAAGGAAATTCCGGGCTCCTACTGTCCAAGGCAGTTCGGCAATCCGGCCAACCCTGAAACCTACTATAAGACGCTTGGCCCCGAAATTTGGGAGCAGATGGCCGGAAACGTTGATGTGTTTGTGGCAGGAGCAGGCACTGGCGGAACTTTCATGGGAACGGCAAGATACTTAAGGGAACAAAATCCTGATATCAAAACCGTCATTGTGGAGCCCGAGGGATCTATTTTGAATGGCGGAGAATCAGGGCCGCATAAAACGGAGGGCATCGGCATGGAATTTTTGCCGGATTATATGGATGAAGCCTATTTCAGCAGCATCCATACTGTCCTTGATGCAGATGCGTTCAGGCTTGTGAAGGAGGCTGCAGAAAAAGAAGGTCTCCTGGTCGGGAGCTCTTCAGGCGCCGCCCTCCATGCAGCGCTGGCTGAAGCGAAGGAAGCAGCACCGGGGACGAATATCATCATGATATTCCCTGACAGCAGTGAACGCTATTTGAGCAAGAAGATTTACGAAGGAGGCATTTAA
- the sigK gene encoding RNA polymerase sporulation sigma factor SigK yields the protein MSGIATALGYLVKEIVFLVSYVKNNAFPQPLSAADERKYLRLMAEGDAHARNMLIEHNLRLVAHIVKKFENTGEDSEDLISIGTIGLIKAIESYSEGKGTKLATYAARCIENEILMHLRALKKTKKDVSLHDPIGQDKEGNEISLIDVLKSESEDVINTIQLNMELEKVKEYIDVLDDREKEVIIGRFGLDLKKEKTQREIAKELGISRSYVSRIEKRALMKMFHEFYRAEKEKRKSGDK from the coding sequence ATGTCAGGAATTGCAACAGCACTTGGCTATTTGGTAAAGGAGATTGTTTTCCTTGTCTCTTATGTAAAAAACAATGCTTTTCCCCAGCCGCTCTCAGCTGCCGACGAGAGGAAGTATCTGCGGCTCATGGCGGAAGGCGATGCCCATGCACGCAATATGCTGATTGAACATAATCTGCGGCTTGTGGCGCATATTGTGAAAAAATTTGAAAACACGGGAGAGGATTCAGAAGATCTCATTTCTATAGGCACCATCGGTCTGATCAAGGCGATCGAAAGCTATTCGGAAGGGAAAGGCACAAAGCTTGCAACCTATGCCGCACGCTGTATCGAAAATGAAATCCTCATGCATCTCAGGGCCCTTAAGAAAACAAAGAAGGATGTTTCTCTCCATGATCCGATCGGCCAGGATAAAGAAGGAAATGAAATCTCCCTGATTGATGTGCTGAAGTCTGAGTCGGAGGATGTTATTAACACGATTCAGCTGAATATGGAACTGGAGAAGGTTAAGGAGTATATTGATGTGCTGGATGACCGGGAGAAAGAAGTCATCATCGGCAGATTCGGGCTTGATTTAAAGAAAGAAAAGACCCAGAGGGAAATTGCCAAGGAGCTCGGGATATCGAGGAGCTATGTATCCAGGATTGAGAAGCGGGCGCTCATGAAAATGTTCCACGAATTTTACCGGGCAGAAAAAGAGAAAAGAAAAAGCGGGGATAAATAA
- a CDS encoding phosphatidylserine decarboxylase: protein MIRPIYRMFIELTNGKGTSALLRRFARSKKSRIMIRPFSNAYNINMEEMDRSIDEYPTLHDFFIRQLKGGLRPADASPAAASSPVDAVIEDIGIIQDDHMITVKGKVYSIEEMLGNQDALGKYRNGHYMIFYLSPSHYHRIHSPVTGTVEGQWTLGGKSYPVNKHGLKYGKAPLSKNYRTVTEVAHAFGHLAIVKVGAMFVNTIEATHRGEQLEKGKEMAYFSFGSTVVLLFEAGTFKPADNLQLPAHIKVGEAIGEFVQQ, encoded by the coding sequence TTGATTCGTCCAATATATCGAATGTTCATTGAACTTACTAACGGCAAAGGAACCTCTGCACTTCTGCGCAGGTTTGCACGCTCGAAAAAGAGCCGCATCATGATTCGGCCATTTTCAAATGCCTATAATATTAATATGGAAGAAATGGACAGGTCCATCGACGAATATCCTACACTTCACGACTTCTTCATCCGGCAGCTGAAGGGAGGGCTGCGCCCGGCGGACGCAAGTCCGGCTGCTGCAAGCAGCCCGGTTGATGCAGTGATCGAAGATATTGGGATCATTCAGGATGACCACATGATCACCGTAAAAGGAAAGGTCTATTCCATTGAAGAAATGCTTGGCAATCAGGATGCCCTGGGGAAATACAGGAATGGTCATTATATGATTTTTTACTTAAGCCCGAGCCATTATCACCGCATTCACAGCCCGGTGACAGGGACTGTAGAAGGGCAATGGACCCTGGGCGGCAAATCCTATCCAGTCAATAAGCATGGACTGAAATATGGTAAAGCTCCCCTATCCAAAAATTATCGTACTGTTACCGAGGTAGCACACGCTTTTGGCCATCTGGCCATTGTTAAGGTTGGCGCGATGTTTGTCAATACTATTGAAGCGACACATAGAGGAGAACAGCTTGAAAAAGGAAAAGAAATGGCTTATTTCTCCTTTGGGTCGACCGTGGTCCTTCTATTTGAAGCAGGCACCTTCAAGCCTGCGGACAATCTTCAGCTTCCAGCGCATATCAAGGTCGGGGAAGCAATAGGGGAATTTGTGCAGCAGTGA
- a CDS encoding M3 family oligoendopeptidase, with protein MATALYSEVWDLDVFFEGGSSSGDFAVHIDQTKQLIDEFIALTEGWQPSSAEQDQQTLLNLIGKFEGTTKKLRQAGAFVSCLEAQNMADSKANELRAAVTVLSAGFQNALTDFDEKLAGFSDEDWKQLLQADGLSELEFVLTERRERAAEKLSKQEESLINALGIDGYHSWGQMYDVIVGKIRIPFSDKGQEQLLSVGQAANKFSSPERSVRKNVFKEWENAWDKEQDYLAKTLNHLAGFRLNVYKMRGWDDVLKEPLEINRMKKETLDAMWGVISKNKQPLVKFLNRKASLLGLEKLSWYDLDAPLGSTETKVPYQEGAEFILDHFSKFGGEMTSFSKMAFENKWIEAEDRPGKRPGGFHTYFPESSQSRIFMTYSGTPSNVSTLAHELGHGFHTYAMKDLHPLNRNYSMNVAETASTFAEMIVADAAVKNAATEEEKLALLEDKIQRSVALLMNIHARFLFETSFYNERKNGMVSGRRLNELMLNAQKEAYANALDEYHPSFWSSKLHFYITGVPFYNFPYTFGYLFSLGIYANALEEGKGYEEKYISLLKDTASMTVEDLAMKHLNADLTKPDFWEKAVKLCMDDVEEFLNLTEK; from the coding sequence ATGGCAACAGCTTTATATTCAGAAGTTTGGGATTTGGATGTTTTTTTCGAAGGGGGAAGCTCCTCCGGGGATTTTGCCGTACATATAGATCAGACAAAGCAGCTGATCGATGAATTTATCGCATTGACAGAAGGCTGGCAGCCATCATCGGCAGAGCAGGATCAGCAGACGCTGCTGAATCTGATCGGGAAATTTGAAGGCACCACCAAGAAACTGCGCCAGGCAGGAGCCTTTGTAAGCTGCCTTGAAGCACAGAATATGGCTGACAGCAAAGCCAATGAGCTCCGTGCTGCAGTCACAGTACTAAGTGCAGGATTTCAGAATGCGCTGACTGATTTTGACGAGAAGCTGGCCGGTTTTTCTGACGAGGACTGGAAGCAGCTCCTGCAGGCGGATGGATTGTCAGAGCTCGAGTTCGTCCTGACAGAGCGCCGGGAAAGGGCAGCCGAAAAGCTGTCCAAGCAGGAGGAATCCCTCATCAATGCACTCGGTATCGACGGGTATCACAGCTGGGGGCAGATGTATGATGTAATCGTCGGAAAAATCAGGATTCCTTTCAGTGATAAAGGGCAGGAACAGCTTTTGTCTGTCGGCCAGGCAGCCAATAAATTTTCAAGCCCGGAAAGAAGTGTCCGGAAGAATGTATTTAAAGAATGGGAAAATGCCTGGGACAAAGAACAGGATTATCTGGCAAAGACACTAAATCATCTTGCCGGCTTCAGGCTGAATGTTTACAAAATGCGCGGCTGGGACGATGTTCTGAAAGAGCCGCTTGAAATCAACAGGATGAAAAAAGAAACACTGGATGCAATGTGGGGAGTTATCTCCAAAAACAAACAGCCGCTGGTAAAATTCCTGAACCGCAAGGCAAGCCTGCTTGGGCTTGAAAAACTCAGCTGGTATGATCTTGATGCTCCGCTTGGTTCTACAGAGACTAAGGTGCCTTATCAGGAGGGAGCGGAATTCATTCTGGATCATTTCTCTAAATTTGGCGGGGAAATGACCTCATTCTCAAAAATGGCATTCGAAAATAAGTGGATCGAGGCTGAGGACCGTCCCGGCAAGCGTCCAGGAGGTTTCCATACTTACTTCCCTGAAAGCAGCCAGTCCAGAATTTTCATGACCTATTCCGGGACTCCTTCAAACGTGTCCACGCTTGCGCATGAACTGGGCCACGGCTTCCATACTTATGCCATGAAAGATCTGCATCCGCTTAACAGGAATTACAGCATGAATGTCGCGGAGACGGCTTCTACCTTTGCTGAAATGATCGTGGCGGACGCAGCTGTTAAAAATGCGGCAACAGAAGAGGAAAAGCTGGCCCTGCTGGAGGACAAAATTCAGCGTTCTGTGGCACTCCTGATGAATATCCATGCCCGTTTCCTTTTCGAAACAAGCTTTTACAATGAGCGCAAAAATGGCATGGTAAGCGGCAGGCGCCTTAATGAACTGATGCTCAATGCCCAAAAAGAAGCCTACGCCAATGCTCTGGATGAGTATCATCCGTCATTCTGGTCATCTAAGCTTCACTTCTATATTACCGGGGTTCCGTTTTATAATTTCCCTTATACATTCGGATATCTTTTCTCTCTTGGCATTTATGCTAATGCACTGGAGGAAGGCAAAGGGTATGAAGAAAAATATATCAGCCTGCTTAAAGATACAGCTTCCATGACAGTCGAGGATCTGGCGATGAAGCATTTGAATGCAGATTTGACTAAGCCTGATTTCTGGGAAAAAGCTGTAAAGCTGTGTATGGACGATGTAGAAGAATTCCTGAATCTGACTGAAAAGTGA
- a CDS encoding YqeG family HAD IIIA-type phosphatase, with protein MLKHFLPDQHVKNIFEITPESLKAKGVKGIITDLDNTLVEWDRPLATPKLIKWFEEMKHQNIKVTIVSNNKENRVKAFSEPLGIPFIFQARKPMTKAFNRALGEMGLKKEETVVIGDQLLTDVLGGNRSGFHTILVVPVAQTDGFVTRFNRKVERRILNWFRKKGKIQWED; from the coding sequence ATGTTAAAGCATTTTTTGCCTGATCAGCATGTTAAGAATATATTTGAAATAACACCCGAAAGCCTTAAGGCAAAGGGAGTAAAGGGAATCATCACTGACCTGGACAATACGCTTGTTGAGTGGGACAGGCCTCTTGCTACCCCGAAGCTTATCAAATGGTTTGAGGAAATGAAGCATCAGAATATTAAGGTGACAATTGTTTCGAATAATAAAGAAAACCGTGTAAAGGCCTTTTCTGAGCCCCTGGGCATTCCGTTCATCTTCCAGGCGCGCAAGCCGATGACAAAGGCATTTAACAGGGCCTTGGGTGAAATGGGCCTGAAAAAAGAAGAAACTGTTGTCATAGGTGACCAGCTGCTGACTGATGTTCTTGGCGGCAACAGGAGCGGGTTCCATACGATCCTTGTCGTCCCGGTTGCCCAGACGGACGGATTTGTAACAAGATTTAACCGCAAAGTCGAAAGGCGGATTCTAAATTGGTTCAGAAAAAAAGGCAAGATTCAATGGGAGGATTAA
- a CDS encoding bifunctional cystathionine gamma-lyase/homocysteine desulfhydrase produces the protein MKRKTKLIHGGIAGDPHTGAVNIPIYQVSTYKQEGVGGHKGFEYSRTGNPTRHALEELIKDLEGGEAGFAFGSGMAAITAVMMLFDSGDHVIMTDDVYGGTYRVMSKVLNRFGIESSFVDTSNLDNIEAEIKPNTKAVYLETPTNPLLKITDIEGAAAAAKKHGLLTIVDNTFSTPYWQTPISLGADIVLHSATKYIGGHSDVVAGLVVVNSSKLAEDLHFVQNSTGGVLGPQDSWLLMRGIKTLGVRMEETEENTKAIVEFLQNHPAVSKVYYPGIESHPNHEVAKKQAQGFGGMVSFDVGSEENADRLLSKVKYFTLAESLGAVESLISVPARMTHASIPAERRAELGITDGLVRISVGLEDSEDLIEDLKNALEK, from the coding sequence ATGAAAAGAAAAACAAAACTCATACACGGCGGGATTGCAGGAGACCCGCATACTGGGGCCGTCAATATTCCAATATATCAGGTAAGCACATATAAGCAGGAAGGTGTCGGGGGACATAAGGGCTTTGAATATTCCAGGACAGGAAACCCGACAAGGCATGCGCTTGAAGAGCTGATCAAGGACCTTGAAGGAGGCGAGGCAGGATTTGCCTTCGGTTCCGGCATGGCAGCCATTACAGCCGTTATGATGCTGTTCGACAGCGGTGACCATGTCATCATGACAGATGACGTATACGGAGGCACCTACCGCGTTATGTCCAAAGTACTTAACCGTTTTGGGATAGAGTCATCATTTGTAGATACAAGCAATCTTGACAACATTGAAGCTGAAATTAAGCCCAATACAAAGGCTGTCTATCTTGAGACGCCGACAAACCCTCTTCTTAAAATCACAGACATTGAAGGGGCTGCAGCAGCTGCAAAGAAGCATGGCCTGCTGACTATCGTCGATAATACATTCTCAACTCCATACTGGCAGACACCGATCAGTCTTGGGGCGGATATTGTCCTTCACAGCGCCACCAAATATATCGGAGGCCACAGTGACGTAGTAGCCGGCCTCGTAGTCGTGAACAGCAGCAAGCTGGCAGAGGATCTTCATTTTGTCCAGAACTCCACAGGAGGGGTGCTTGGCCCGCAGGACAGCTGGCTGCTGATGCGCGGAATCAAGACACTTGGGGTGCGCATGGAAGAAACAGAAGAAAACACAAAAGCAATTGTTGAATTCCTGCAGAACCACCCTGCTGTAAGCAAGGTTTACTATCCTGGCATTGAATCGCATCCAAACCATGAAGTGGCCAAAAAACAGGCACAGGGCTTTGGCGGAATGGTCTCATTTGATGTCGGCAGCGAAGAGAATGCCGACAGGCTCCTCAGCAAGGTAAAGTACTTCACCCTGGCAGAGAGCCTTGGAGCAGTTGAAAGCCTGATCTCAGTGCCGGCCAGGATGACGCATGCATCCATCCCAGCGGAGCGCCGTGCTGAACTCGGCATAACAGACGGGCTTGTACGTATTTCTGTCGGACTTGAAGATAGTGAAGACCTGATTGAAGACTTGAAAAACGCACTGGAAAAGTAA